In the Octopus sinensis linkage group LG17, ASM634580v1, whole genome shotgun sequence genome, one interval contains:
- the LOC115220725 gene encoding uncharacterized protein LOC115220725, translating to MDTEYYKNLILSMLENNTYYEKLTYNNPQKTLKNLSSLFQIHGMGLTTHEIDYLSNFKYSPSLFYRLPNIHKNPLICEACKVSTSLCINVPPPTNLKLRPIIAGPSCETHHLSNFLDILLKPLLKYVKSYIRDDLDMLNHLLKTVKDRTLLVSFNMVNLYTNIPHDYGIEAITFWLEKYPEEIPGRINQNFVIEVLKFVLLNNHFLFDTTYYRQKCGIAMGTRAAPVIANLVMGYHELK from the coding sequence ATGGATACAGAGTACTACAAAAATTTAATACTTTCCATGTTGGAAAATAATACTTACTATGAGAAACTAACATATAACAACCCACAGAAAACTCTGAAAAACTTATCCTCCTTATTCCAAATTCATGGAATGGGTCTTACAACACATGAAATTGACTATTTATCCAATTTCAAATACAGTCCTAGTCTATTCTACAGATTACCCAACATACATAAAAATCCACTCATTTGTGAAGCCTGCAAAGTCTCTACAAGCCTATGCATTAATGTTCCTCCCCCTACTAACCTCAAACTCAGACCCATCATAGCTGGGCCTTCTTGCGAAACCCACCATTTGAGTAACTTCCTCGACATATTACTCAAACCTcttttaaaatatgtgaaaagctaTATCAGGGATGACCTAGACATGCTGAACCACCTCCTGAAAACAGTAAAGGACAGAACTCTACTGGTATCTTTCAATATGGTGAATCTATACACTAATATCCCACATGACTATGGCATAGAAGCAATCACATTTtggctagaaaaatacccagaagagatcccaggaCGAATTAACCAAAATTTTGTAATTGAAGTACTGAAATTCGTCCTGTTGAACAATCATTTCTTGTTCGATACTACTTACTATCGACAGAAATGCGGAATTGCAATGGGGACCAGAGCTGCTCCAGTGATTGCAAACCTCGTAATGGGTTACCACGAACTCAAGTGA